In Cicer arietinum cultivar CDC Frontier isolate Library 1 chromosome 7, Cicar.CDCFrontier_v2.0, whole genome shotgun sequence, the genomic window tcaaaaggggggactactttcacgattcagctaaaataagagaacaaaaactgcaattaagtctatattttatcaatagacatttttttattgattatctGTTTAAaataataggctaaattacatatgtggtcccttaacttaatttcaggcaacgttttagtcctttattttttttcccgatttagtcctttattcctaaaaatatcaaataaagtatgaaaatatgagtttatttgaagatttgcattacgaatttgatgaaatttgtattatattgaagaatataattaattttatgagttttgattgaatttttttttgaatttttgtataaaaaaggatatcattgttgaaattttaaaacataaaatatcaaattgtcacttaaaattaaaataaaggactaagtcggaaaaaaaaaataaatgactaaaacgttacctgaaattaagttaagagaccacgaatgtaatttagccaaaataatatattactcAGTTAAACAATATAAGAAAGCAATGAAAACTTACAATATTGAGGTGCTTCTTGGCATTCTTTCGCAGTATACCAATGCTTTGAAGTGCAAGGATTGCACCAAGAGCagcaatgataaaaatgttcaAAAGTGGGGCTAATGCAACTAAGAAAAGCTTCATGAACTCCATATTTGATctattttctattataaaaataaaattatctttcTTTAAACCACTTCAAATCAAGTTCTAATCctaatatttatatgaaataatttCAGCTTTGAAACAAATACCAAATGAATataatgaaaatgatttttgatatttttgttttgaagtttgaCAAGATGCTAATACTTATTATGTCAACAACCAATTGGAACTGGAATACAATGGCTGTAGAGTGATGAAATTggccattttaattttttaaagtactTCTGAAAAGCttgaagaaaataaacaaaaaagaaaatgtaattttattgtttcCTTATAAATTAacgataataaaaaaaatcattataaataaattattactattttcatAACTTTAGCAAAAACCCTTATTATTATAACCACTTATCATTTTAGAGTCATCTAAAgccagtttttttttaaatagaatataACATTGTTCTGGCTTTTCAGTTATATGAACTCTACAACACTTCTAATTACTAATTTGTTCTacaataattcaattatttgatggttttaaataaattaaaaagatataataaataaattaaggagaataatgattttactaaatatttttatcaattatttatatatttttattatcataaatacaaaaatgaGATAAACACGAGTGATTGCATATGTAATTTTGCTTATGTAACTTGTACATATATCTCTCTGCAAGTTTTTTGTTTTCCATAATTTTTAGACAAAACAATGTTGTGAAACAAATGAATTATTAGTGTTGCATTGACGGTAGTTGACTACAAAAATCATGACCCTACTCAATTTAATGAGAATTTTTACCGTATATTCGACAATTTGACATgtacaaatatattttgtttttaaaagtaatactcaaattatttataaaacatatcagcaaaattaaattaaattttttctaaatttttattattcaaaataataaatattaaatatttttgtataataaaatgtaaaaaattaatataatacttataaaaaataaagttttttttaatggaacgatgaaaaatacaaaaactaacaaatagttattttttaataaaataataatttgtgttttcttttttatgttgcCCCGACCAAAGTAATTTTAAGATACTAAAAAGTAGGATCCAAAGGGTGCTGATCAATCTAAAGTGATGGAAGGATAGAAATAACGTGatgaatataaataattagttgTCGGAATAATCAATTATTGGATGTCAACAAATATGAAACGTttcttattatttataaaacaagcACCAGTGGTCTAGTGGTAGAATAGTACCCTGCCACGGTACAGACCCGGGTTCGATTCCCGGCtggtgcattttttttaaaatttctatacTACAAAAAAACTGAatgatttattatttgatttataaaatgaacatcaataaaaagtaaaaaatcatataaaattttgtttgatatGATAAAATTTGGATGTTAAGATCTGAAAAGATCAAGAACtttatagaaaaaaaacaaTACAGAAGTTGAAGCTTATATTTTATATGGAATATTTTAGCCACACAATCAGGTTCCAAGCCAAGAATCtaacataaaaaaagaaatataacttaaatcttgaacaAGAATACCTTACTTTCACCAAAGAAACAGATATACTCACTTCCTAGGCCCACATTTAATGTTgaaatatacaaatataaacATTGGTTTTATGATAGTTGGTACAATCTTTTGTGGTCAATCGTTCACAAATACATAAACATCATGGGGATGGTCATGAGTTACATGGGTGGAACAGGTCtcacattctttttattttctaccTTTAATTGCACTATTATTTTATTGCtaagttttgttttaatttgtttgtttattataataataatatttattttttcttaaattgatGGATTAATTTGATTTGCACTATAATGTGTCATATCTTAGGTGAAGGAATAGCATCCCAAACTTTAACACTAGTATCAGGAGCactctatgatcaatttatgaAGAAAGAAATCAAAAGCTTTGATGCTTTTCACACTGCCGTTCTTGATATCTTCATGTAAGTATGCCATTTGATTTTAATggaaattttaataattgtacttgtcaaaagaaaaggacaaaatagggaaacaatttatttttatctagttcatgaaaataaattttcaagaaaaattatttttaaaagatccATCTAAAATACTGTCATGGAAAATTAaggattaatttaattaactgtaaaattaatttcaattaatttccTTCCTTATTCTTACTATGTTCATTGATATTTGAAATAGAGAAAACATCCCATTTTTTTACTCTCAAAATTAAGAATGAAGACAATAATATTCAATAAGTTAATTAGCAAAGTTCAATACCTAAAAACACGTACCTTTTTGTCATCCATATCCCTTTACCACTTTTTACATGATTATCATTTATcatgaaatgttatttttatcatttatcatgaaatattatttttactaaatttattATGAAAAGTATAATTGAATtgccttattttttaaaatataaacaaaattgggGAAGGGAGaaattatcaataattaatgGCAATTTTATAAATGTCTTTATAGAAATTCGAATTccatttcttaaaattaaaaagtaaaactcTTATCGCTAAATTGATACCCTTAAATATAtgcaacaaatttaataaataaatttccaaGTACCACCATTTGATATAAGTTTTGCTGATTGTttctaacaattattttttttcatagcACTATCAATATGGCCTTGCCTGGTAAGCATTATGATGTACCATCAAACAAGGAAATTGAGgtcaattaattaactaatcccttattttgtatattttttatttaatcttcaTGTATGTATCCCTTCTTAATTTGACATGTTTGCAACAAACAGGACTTTTTTAAACTATGGAATGAAaccaatgaaaaaaataagaataagatTTTCAGTGACTTCATGATGAAGAATGTCAATCTTAGCAAAGTAGATGATGCTATGATGATTACTGGAATAGTGGCACCTCCAGCAGCTATGATAGCTAAGAGAACAGGACAATCTGTGCCTCAGCTAAGTGTTATGAAAGCCATTCCTGATGTTATCTTTGTACCAACAGCTACAATTTTGGCTCTCATTGCTGTTAAGGTCACCAAAAGAATGGCATTCAAGAAGTTGCATCCTACTTAGATTTCCCTCTTAATGTATGAGAAGCAATATAATTTCCAATTGCTTGTGATTAATTATGCAATATTAAGTTTAATGTTTCATGCCATTCTTGTCATTTCCAATACAAATAATTGTGAGACTAGAGCAATGCACATGCGTAAACTATGAAACACGGATACTAACACACACCGGACACGACACTGACACGTTGACACTGatattaatttgagaaaatgaactaattgaatATAATCAAGGTGTTGGTGTCGTGTTGGCGTCGGACACGCATATGGCAGACATTAGTACACGCCTTTGTCAGAAGTATTGGTGCTCataaatcaatatttaaaaatatgcaaataaaatttgaatgagCAAAACCATTATTTGGAAACATGTCAAAGGAAAAAAAAGGTATAGCGTAATCATTGCAACAAGAAATAGTATTCGATGTGAACATGCTACCATATATTAACATCATGTACAACTGAATTAGAGCATTGAACATAAACCAGTATTTACACATTGTACATGATGTTAATAAACAAGCATTTACACATTCCCACAGAAGAAGTTTCAAAATTGTTAGCAGAATTATCAGTTCCTTAAGCtgttttgaacaaaattctaatCAGATTCACTTTAACCAAATATCCTTGACCTCTTTGAACTAGATTTcttctttcctttccttttgTTCCTAGAGATATTTGACTTAGATGTAGAAGGCATGTTGACATTATGCACAGCATTCTCAGTGGAGTAAGGTTCTGAAACTTGAATCTCGGAAATCGCTTTATTCTCTGCAATCTCCTTGGTTTTCTTTACAAGTTCATATCCAGCATTTTCTAATTCTTGCAATTCTTCCTTGGCTACCTGATATTTTGATAGATCCTCATCCTTGGTCATGCATATACAGGCCAATACAAATTCACAATGTatgcttgtaaattatatacaacaaaaatatatcacaACAACAGTACCATCATGGATATTCATTTGGAAAGAAATTGTGTTAAGCATCTCAATGTTTTAAGACTAGTATATATTGGATACCAAAATATAATACAGAATTATCTATGACTGAATATCTGTCAATGAATTACACTTCTGGAATCGTGCCACCTACATTTATTCGCTATCTAGATGTCCAATCCTAGTCATGAAAGGAAGTTGTTATTGGGCCACCTACATTTTTCAACACTCCAGATGTTCGATCCTGAACTTTGGGGAGTTGAGATCTTACATAGAGATATGGTCAAATTAGTCCTAAGGCTTGATCATTTCTCACCCCTTGTGATAGCTTTTAGGATTGAGTTAAAACCTATTGAAAATTTCTAAGATAGTATCCTAATAATAGTGATAAAAGTCTATCCTAAAACTGTGATTGAACCATATATGATGTTGAGAGTTCCACGGTGGATAAAGATTTGGCCTAAATAGTAGTTATTTAGTGAAACGCATTTTTCACCTTACAAGCCAACATTGAGGGATTGAATTAGCCTAAACTCAAATTCTAAGAGATAGATATGTTATTTAGGGATTGAATTAGCCTAAACTCAAATTCTAAGAGATAGATATGTTATTTAGTCACTTGAGATCTTTGTTATTGGGATATCATCTTAGAATTTGGATAGGCGTAACTTAACTCAAAAAAATAGCTTAAATGTTGAAGCTTACCCAAACCTTATAAGGGATAGTTTGGCTATATCTCTAGCTAACGTGATATCTCAAAACACCTTCAAACGACTAGAATGGACATCTGGGGCGTAGACAAATGCAAGTGGCTCAATAACATATATCTCACTAGGTTAAGCATAAAAAGCTTCTGTAAATTCTTTTCAAAGTGTTCGGTAATGGGTAACAATTTGATCTAAATTTTTACTTTACACAAGCTCACTAAACCATGTTCCATCCTCAACTATCCTTACAAGTTTCATCCACCAagcattattaaaaatatagacaaaaaatCAGAACAATAAGCTGGATAAAAGGTGGCatcttaatattttaaacaacttCCTTCAGGGATGACTTAACAGACCAAATTAAATGGTACTGGCAATTGCAGAAACCACAAGCACAATGCATGAAGTGGAAAACTAATAGGTATACCAAATATCAAGCATACAAACTTAACCTGTTCACAActataaaacttaaaattatataGAAAGCTTTGGTATAGTAAGCTTACATCATCCAATGGATCGTCAAGTTTGGGACTATCAGCGGATTTAATAAGGGGAATAATCCCTGCATCACCTGATGATGCATTTCCAGCAATAAGTAAATCTCCAATTAGAAACTCAGATAGATAAGAAATGAGTTTAAACTAACTGAAAATGTGTTTTTGTTACCGGAAAAAGGAGCAGGTTTTATATCAGAATGACAAAGTCCATCAGATGGCCCAGGTATGCTCGATTGGTTTGCAAAACAAAACCTTCCTTGATTTTCCTTAATCATCATGTCATatctatttttcaatttttgaacTCGAGTCTGTGTAGCTTCAATCTCTTGAATGATCTCATACCAGGATTTATCATTATCATCGATATCTATAGAAGACCCTAAATCATTTAACTTGAACTCCACCGCATTTCCACTGTCACCACCTGAAGTCATTAAAACACGATGAAGAATCAGAAATCAAGACCTCTCATGTAAACAAATTAATCTGCTATACAACAGTTTTATAGCCGctattttacaatattttgtactaaatagcataTCACGAACATtaacaatttgttcaaatttcactatgTTATAATGCTACAGTGCTTTGCTCAAATTCTGCTATACAACAGTTTTatagccgctatttgacaatattttgtactaaatagtatATCACGAACATtaacaatttgttcaaattttactATATTATAATGCTATAGTGCTTTTATAGCCGCTATTTAACAACATTGGTCATATACTTGAGACATGAAAATCCAGAGGAAAATTGTGTATCTGATTTTTTGTACTTGTTTCATTAAACAGCATCACATACATATCTGCTACTAACCTATGGCAGCTGCATGACAATCTCTCAAATCAACATTACAATCTGCTTTCTCTGGAAAATGGCAAAAGTGTGAGagaaattttttaaaggaaagacaaaaaatattaaacgcAAAAATAAATACAGAAATGGAATACCATAATAGGAGAATAAAGTGTGGTTAGACATGTATGATGCTAAATCACAATTCTCTTCAActctttttctgtttttcctcttcataattttagttttgtgCATCCGACCCGAAATAGGTACTGATTTGATGTCAGAGCTGTCTAATGTTAAGTGTGCATAATCAACCTGCTTTGTATAATTGAGTGCCTCAAGCTCTTTATAATATTTGTGTGCTTGAGACTCAAGTAGTTTCATTTGCAACtcaagccatttacagcgccaCATAGTAGGTCTTATGAACCTCCTCCAATGATCTGTTGTCCTTCTCTTTCTGAATAGTTAATAgaggaaattttaaaacatatgaAGTATTGAAATTCAAAACAAAGACATTGTAAATTGAACCCATCATTGGCTTCTAT contains:
- the LOC101493080 gene encoding uncharacterized protein codes for the protein MGMVMSYMGGTGEGIASQTLTLVSGALYDQFMKKEIKSFDAFHTAVLDIFITINMALPGKHYDVPSNKEIEDFFKLWNETNEKNKNKIFSDFMMKNVNLSKVDDAMMITGIVAPPAAMIAKRTGQSVPQLSVMKAIPDVIFVPTATILALIAVKVTKRMAFKKLHPT
- the LOC101493407 gene encoding uncharacterized protein isoform X1 codes for the protein MWPDLELESEWENINDPAFSGEKVLEQVQNGGGDVYGRDRITIEQTSLCNGNNDEVVNITECKNSGKALEEKDSLDDVTESSSSFGDTGSGSENAVAASFCDLEVESKMFADSASSSMCDDWHEELFRPRKRRTTDHWRRFIRPTMWRCKWLELQMKLLESQAHKYYKELEALNYTKQVDYAHLTLDSSDIKSVPISGRMHKTKIMKRKNRKRVEENCDLASYMSNHTLFSYYEKADCNVDLRDCHAAAIGGDSGNAVEFKLNDLGSSIDIDDNDKSWYEIIQEIEATQTRVQKLKNRYDMMIKENQGRFCFANQSSIPGPSDGLCHSDIKPAPFSGDAGIIPLIKSADSPKLDDPLDDDEDLSKYQVAKEELQELENAGYELVKKTKEIAENKAISEIQVSEPYSTENAVHNVNMPSTSKSNISRNKRKGKKKSSSKRSRIFG
- the LOC101493407 gene encoding uncharacterized protein isoform X2, encoding MWPDLELESEWENINDPAFSGEKVLEQVQNGGGDVYGRDRITIEQTSLCNGNNDEVVNITECKNSGKALEEKDSLDDVTESSSSFGDTGSGSENAVAASFCDLEVESKMFADSASSSMCDDWHEELFRPRKRRTTDHWRRFIRPTMWRCKWLELQMKLLESQAHKYYKELEALNYTKQVDYAHLTLDSSDIKSVPISGRMHKTKIMKRKNRKRVEENCDLASYMSNHTLFSYYEKADCNVDLRDCHAAAIGGDSGNAVEFKLNDLGSSIDIDDNDKSWYEIIQEIEATQTRVQKLKNRYDMMIKENQGRFCFANQSSIPGPSDGLCHSDIKPAPFSGDAGIIPLIKSADSPKLDDPLDDVAKEELQELENAGYELVKKTKEIAENKAISEIQVSEPYSTENAVHNVNMPSTSKSNISRNKRKGKKKSSSKRSRIFG